The Chitinophagales bacterium genome includes the window ATTTTATATAAATATACTCTGAATCATTGTGTTCAACTACTACCTCAGCTATTTTAGATTCTTCCACTCGTCCCATTATCTGCGCTTCCACACCAAAAGATTTAGAAATAGCAATAATCTCCTGAGCTATAGTTTCATTTTCTAAATAAATTTCAAGGCGTGTTCCCATATTAAACACTTGAAACATTTCTTTCCAGTCTGTCTGACTTTGTTCTTGAATATAATTAAATAAAAATGGGATAGTTAAATAATTGTCTTTGACAATTCTAAGCTTGTCTACAAAATGTAAAACCTTGGAAGCTCCACCACCTGTGCAGTGAACTATCGAAGCTAGCTTTTCTCTTCCTATTTCATTAAAAACTCTCTTTAAAATAGGTGTGTAACTCATCGTTGGTGATAAAATTAACTTACCTAGAGTTAAATCATTAAAAACGACATCAGTGAGTTTGTTTTTCCCAATATATTGAACTGAAGGGTCTACGAGCGTTTCTATGGATTCAGAATATTTTTTATAATCAGAAGATAGTAAATCATGTCTAGCAGAGGTCAATCCATTGCTGCCCATGCCAGCATTATAACCATTTTCATAAATACAATTTCCATAGCTGGCAAGACCTACTATAATCTGACCTGGTTTGATATTACCGGTTTGAATAATA containing:
- a CDS encoding phosphoribosylformylglycinamidine cyclo-ligase, which translates into the protein MSELYLKRGVSAKKEDVHKAIANLQQGVYANLFCKVFPDTLGGSDDYVNLMSSDGSGTKSVIAYLYWLETGDASVFRGIGQDALVMNLDDMACVGAIDKFLFTSIINRNKNRIPGEIIKEIIEGTQEYIDKLNDYGVEIVYTGGETADVGDVVRTVSVDASMVARMKKSDIIQTGNIKPGQIIVGLASYGNCIYENGYNAGMGSNGLTSARHDLLSSDYKKYSESIETLVDPSVQYIGKNKLTDVVFNDLTLGKLILSPTMSYTPILKRVFNEIGREKLASIVHCTGGGASKVLHFVDKLRIVKDNYLTIPFLFNYIQEQSQTDWKEMFQVFNMGTRLEIYLENETIAQEIIAISKSFGVEAQIMGRVEESKIAEVVVEHNDSEYIYIK